The genomic DNA GCACGGTCGCCGACCTTGACCACCACGTCGTTCTCCAGGATGCCCGCACGTTCGGCGGGGCTCCCTGCACGCACGTTTGCCACCTGGGCACCGGAGGCCAGGTCGTTGCTGACCGACCGCGCGGACAGACCCAGGGTCGGGTGGGCGATCTTGCCGTCGCGGATCAGCGCCTCGGCGACCTGCTTGACCTCGTTCACCGGGATGGCGAAGCCCAGACCACTGGCGCTGTCGGACAACGATTTCCCGGCGGTGTTGATGCCGATCACCTGGGAGTCCATGTCGATCAGCGGACCGCCGGAGTTGCCGTGGTTGATCGAGGCGTCGGTCTGGATGGCGTCGATGACGGTGTCGGTGTCCGACCCGTCGCCGGACAGTGGCACCGGACGGTGCAGCGCGCTGACGATGCCGGAGGTGACCGTCGAGCGCAGGCCCAGGGGTGCACCGGCGGCAATCACCTCTTCGCCGACCACCACGTCATCGGAGTTGCCCAGACGCGCGACGGTCAGGTTGTCGACATTGTCGACTTTCAGCACCGCGAGGTCGGTCTTGGGGTCGCGACCCACCAGGTTCGCCGGGACGGACTTGCCGTCATTGAAGACGACGGACATCTTCCACGCACTCGGGTTGGTGGCAGCTTCGGAGATGACGTGGTTGTTGGTCACCACGTAACCGCGGCCGTCGATGACGACGCCGGAGCCCTGCGAGCCCGCGTTGTCGCTCTTGGCTTCGATGGTCACCACCGAATCGGCCACCGAGGCCGCCACGGACGCGATCTGGCCGGCCGGGATGTCGCCGCTGCCGGAGGTCTCCAGGGTGACCTTGGAGGTGGTGAAGGCCTGGACCACTTCCGCGGTCTTGCGTCCGACCCAGCCACCGGCCACGCCGATCACCAGAGCGACGATGGCCAGGACGGCGAGCGCCGCGTAGGACACCCGGCCACCGAAGAGCACGTCGCGCACCCCGAGCTTGCCGGCCGGAGCGCTCGCCACCTGAGGAGCCGGTGGGGTGACGGCCGGAGTGCCCAGGGCAGCTGCCGCCGCCGGGTCGCGCCACGGGTCGTCGGCCGGGTCGGGTGAGGATCCGTTTCGCCTGGCGGCTTCTTCGGCCTCCAGTGCTCCGGAATCCACCGGGTGGCGCTGCAGGGATTCACCGTTGACGTAGGGCTTGCCGAAGGCTTCGGCGAGCACCGGGTCCGGCGGCTGATCGCGGGGCTCGTACTCGGAGTTCTCGCGGAACTTCTGCGGCCGCAGATCGCCGGCGACAAACGAGCCGTCCACCCCGTCGGGTCGTCCGAACGCGCGCCGCTGGGCGTCGTCTACCGGCGGCCTGGAGACGGGACGCGGGGCCAACCGGGGCCCAGTAGGCCCCTGGCCTGAGATGTCCTGGTCCGTACTCACGTCATCCTCATTCTGGGGGCGCTCGCGTGCGAGCCGCTCGATACCGACACCCGCGCCCTGGGAGAAACCGGGCGCGGCCCCATCCACACTACCGGCGGCGACGGCGAGGCCGCGCTGCGTCTTCTGACAATCGGGTGTCGTCGGCCAGCTGTCCACCGATGCGTTCCGGCGCATCGTCAGGTGGCGTGACCGGGGCATGGGGAATCTGGGAGAGCATGCCCAGCAGCCCGCTGGGGATGTGGATCGGACACGAGTCCCGCAGCGCTTCCCGGGCCTGTCGCTGGGCATCCACCTCGGAGGCACAGTCGGAACACATGGACAAGTGGTGGGCGGCTCGTAGGTGCGCGTTCATCCGCAGTTCGCCGTCGACGAACGCGGCGATCGCCTCGATGGAGAGGTGCTCTGTGGAACCGAATTGACGAGGTGCACCCACCGGAGAATCACTCTGCGAGGCGAAGTGAGCGGGAAGCCAGGAGAACGCCCGTCGGAATACGTGTCCCCGGTCGCTCATTCACCCCGCTCCTTCACCTCAGCGCAACGGTCTTACCGATTCCTTACAAATGTAGCGCGCAATCGGCGTTCCGACACCCCGACTCGAGGATCTTCTCAAGCAAAATCTGCCGCAGCGTCAACGCGCTGCTGAGCCGCGAGGAATTCCCGCAGGGCCTGCCGGCCGCGATGGATCCGGCTGCGGACGGTGCCGAGCTTGACGCCCAGGGTGGCACCGATTTCCTCGTAGGACAGGCCTTCGATGTCGCACAGGACCACGGCGGCGCGAAACTCCGGCGGCAGTGAATCCAACGCGGCTTGCAGGTCGGGACCCAGACGCGAGTCGTGATAGATCTGCTCGGGATTCGGTTCGTCGGCGGGAACCCGGTCGTAATCCTCCGGCAACGCTTCCATGCGGATGCGACTCCGGCGGCGGACCATGTCGAGGAACAGGTTGGTGGTGATGCGGTGCAGCCAGCCTTCGAACGTTCCGGGCTGGTAGTTCTGCACGGAACGGAACACCCGGATGAACGTCTCCTGGGTGAGGTCCTCGGCATCGTGCTGATTGCCGGAAAGCCGGTAGGCCAGCCGATACACACGATCGGCATGCTGACGGACCAGGTCATCCCATGAGGGCATGGTGGCGATGTCGCCCGTGGCGTCGAAGACCGCAGTGCCCTGCAACTCGTCGGAAGGCTGAACCCAATCAGCCTCGGCGGTGTCAGCGACGTGCGACATGTTGTGCGGCGCCGTCATCGTGGTCGTCAGATCCTCCTGATCAGCGTGTTGCTGAAGTGTAGTGCCAGTTGGTGGAACCGGCAGGTCGATAGCCGTGAAAACGCGTGAGGGGTGAACGCTATTCCCGGACCAGCGACCGCCGAGTTCCATGCCCACACCCTCGCCCATCGGCGTGTGCCGGCCATATGAGCACACTGATGTTTTCCTGTGAATGCCTCATTGCAGCAGATAAATGCCCGGATTGACAGGTCTCAAACCTGCCCGGCAGCGCAGCGGAGTGCGGTTGGCGCGCCTGCACAGCACCCGGGGTACGGCCATCTACGCTGCGGTCATGGCCCCCGAAGATCAGCAGTCCCCGGCCGAAGCCATCGTGTCGCACGCCGAGAACGCGATCACCGAGGATGCCGTGCTGGCGGCCGCGCGCGAGCGGGCCACCGACATCGGTGCGGGCGCAGTGACGCCGGCGGTCGGTGCGCTGCTGAGCCTGCTGGCCCGGGTGAGCGGCGGCAAGGCCGTGGTGGAAGTGGGCACCGGCGCCGGGGTGAGCGGCCTGTGGCTGATGTCCGGGATGCGGGACGACGGCGTGCTGACCACCATCGACGTCGAACCCGAGCACCAGCGCACCGCGAAGCAGGCGTTCAACGAGGGCGGCATCGGCCCCTCCCGGACCCGACTGATCGGCGGCCGCGCTCAGGAGGTGCTGACGCGGTTGGCCGATGAGTCCTACGACCTGGTGTTCATCGACGGCGAGCCGTCGGACCAGCCCGAGTTCGTGGTGGAAGGCATCCGGTTGCTGCGCCCCGGCGGCGTCATCGTGGTCCACCGGGCCGCTCTCGGCGGACGCGCCGGCGACCCGGCCGCCAACGACGCCGAAGTGTCGGCCGTTCGGGAAGCTGCCCGGCTGATCGCCGAGGACGAGCGATTGACCCCGGTGCTCATCCCGCTGGGCGACGGCATCCTGGCCGCCGCCCGCGAGTGAGTCAGGCCGTCACGCGCAGAGGCCGACGATCTCCTGGCGCAACCGGTCGCCCTCGGTGAGCCGACCCTGCTGCACCGGATCCTGATTGGTCACGCCCGTGAGTGCGTTGACGCCGATGTCCTGCAAGATCAGGGCGAACTGACGCACCGGGTCGACCAGCTCGGCCGGGGTGTCCTCACCGAGCTGCTGCTGGAGATAGAGCCCGCCGCCCAGCAGCGCAAGGCGGGCGTTCGCCGCGACCGCGGTCTGTGCCACCGGATCCGGGCCCAGGTTGCCGTTGGTCTGCAGTTGCACGGAGCGGCTGACGGTATCGACGGCGGCGCACACCGCGGACTTGGCGGCGCCCGGATCGGCAGGTGCGGCCTCCGTGCTGGTCTCTGATTCGGAACCGGCGGCTGCGGGTGACGACTCGGCGGACTTGGAGGTCAACGCCCAGACGGCCACGGCCACCGCAACGAGGGCGACCACCAGCGCCAGCGGCGCGATCCACGCGGGCGACTGCCGCTGACGGTAACTGGGCGGAGTTGCGCGGGAGCTCGGGGTGTCGGACATGCGGCGATAGTAGCGGCACAGCGCGCCCGCACAGGCCGGTACGTACCGAATCCACCCGAAGCGCAGTGCATCTCATTTTCGTCGCCGGGCTGGTCAAACACCGATCCTGTGGTGTAGCAAAGGTGCTGATGGCCAACCAACACCAGAGCTCCCGCCCGGAGCGTGAGGCGATGTCACGGCGTCTGATGCGCCGTTCGGCGGTATCGGGCGAGATTCAACTGCCCGCCGTTCCGAGCATGATCGACGACTACGTAGCGCTGTGCGGCAACGTCTTTTCCGACGTGGGCCGAGCGTTCGACGATGCGGAGCTCGACCACCTGCGGCAGATGCTGCAGCGCCAACTCGACGATGCGTTCCGGAAATCGCCGCGCTCCACCATCACCGTCAGCTACCGCGCGGGTATCGCGTCGCTGTTGACCTACGAGATCACCGTCGAATGGTGGTCACTGGAGAAAACCTACGAGAACTGGATCGCCACGCGCACACCACCGCTGTTCGGTACCGAGCCCGACGCCCGGGTGTGGGCGCTGGCCACCGCCGCGGCTGATCCCGCAGCCTTTCCCGTCCTGGATGTCGGCGCCGGAACAGGGCGCAACACAATGGCTTTGGCGCGGCGGGGCCACCCGGTGGACGCGGTGGAGCTCACCGCGAAGTTCGCGGAACACATCGCCGACGAGGCCGAGCGCGAGCAGCTGCCGGTCCGGGTGATCATCGGCGACGTCTTGGCCTCCACACAGGGCCTGCGTAACGACTACAAGATGATCGTGCTCTCGGAGGTGGTGTCGGATTTCCGGTCCACCGAGCAACTGCGCGCCCTGTTCGAGTTGGCGGCAGCACACCTGGCGCCGGGCGGCCAACTGGTGTTCAACACCTTTGTCGCAAAACCCGGCCGAGAGCTGGATGACGCCGCACGCGAACTGGGCCAGCAGTGTTACTCAACGCTTTTCACTGCTGACGAGATCGCTTCCGCGGCAAGCGGCTTGCGCCTACTTCTGGTCAGCGATGAGTCGGTGTACGACTACGAAAAGGCCCACCTGCCCCCGGACACCTGGCCGCCCACCAGTTGGTACGCCCAATGGGTCAGCGGCCAGGACGTGTTCGACCTGCCCCGGGAGCAGTGCCCGGTCGAGATGCGCTGGCTCGTCTACGGCAAGAT from Mycolicibacterium tokaiense includes the following:
- a CDS encoding O-methyltransferase encodes the protein MAPEDQQSPAEAIVSHAENAITEDAVLAAARERATDIGAGAVTPAVGALLSLLARVSGGKAVVEVGTGAGVSGLWLMSGMRDDGVLTTIDVEPEHQRTAKQAFNEGGIGPSRTRLIGGRAQEVLTRLADESYDLVFIDGEPSDQPEFVVEGIRLLRPGGVIVVHRAALGGRAGDPAANDAEVSAVREAARLIAEDERLTPVLIPLGDGILAAARE
- the sigE gene encoding RNA polymerase sigma factor SigE, which encodes MELGGRWSGNSVHPSRVFTAIDLPVPPTGTTLQQHADQEDLTTTMTAPHNMSHVADTAEADWVQPSDELQGTAVFDATGDIATMPSWDDLVRQHADRVYRLAYRLSGNQHDAEDLTQETFIRVFRSVQNYQPGTFEGWLHRITTNLFLDMVRRRSRIRMEALPEDYDRVPADEPNPEQIYHDSRLGPDLQAALDSLPPEFRAAVVLCDIEGLSYEEIGATLGVKLGTVRSRIHRGRQALREFLAAQQRVDAAADFA
- a CDS encoding class I SAM-dependent methyltransferase, with the protein product MANQHQSSRPEREAMSRRLMRRSAVSGEIQLPAVPSMIDDYVALCGNVFSDVGRAFDDAELDHLRQMLQRQLDDAFRKSPRSTITVSYRAGIASLLTYEITVEWWSLEKTYENWIATRTPPLFGTEPDARVWALATAAADPAAFPVLDVGAGTGRNTMALARRGHPVDAVELTAKFAEHIADEAEREQLPVRVIIGDVLASTQGLRNDYKMIVLSEVVSDFRSTEQLRALFELAAAHLAPGGQLVFNTFVAKPGRELDDAARELGQQCYSTLFTADEIASAASGLRLLLVSDESVYDYEKAHLPPDTWPPTSWYAQWVSGQDVFDLPREQCPVEMRWLVYGKIGTPQP
- the htrA gene encoding serine protease HtrA, yielding MSTDQDISGQGPTGPRLAPRPVSRPPVDDAQRRAFGRPDGVDGSFVAGDLRPQKFRENSEYEPRDQPPDPVLAEAFGKPYVNGESLQRHPVDSGALEAEEAARRNGSSPDPADDPWRDPAAAAALGTPAVTPPAPQVASAPAGKLGVRDVLFGGRVSYAALAVLAIVALVIGVAGGWVGRKTAEVVQAFTTSKVTLETSGSGDIPAGQIASVAASVADSVVTIEAKSDNAGSQGSGVVIDGRGYVVTNNHVISEAATNPSAWKMSVVFNDGKSVPANLVGRDPKTDLAVLKVDNVDNLTVARLGNSDDVVVGEEVIAAGAPLGLRSTVTSGIVSALHRPVPLSGDGSDTDTVIDAIQTDASINHGNSGGPLIDMDSQVIGINTAGKSLSDSASGLGFAIPVNEVKQVAEALIRDGKIAHPTLGLSARSVSNDLASGAQVANVRAGSPAERAGILENDVVVKVGDRAVADANEFTVAVRQLPIGQDSPIEVVRDGRRLTLTVNPTPDS
- the rseA gene encoding anti-sigma E factor RseA, with the translated sequence MSDRGHVFRRAFSWLPAHFASQSDSPVGAPRQFGSTEHLSIEAIAAFVDGELRMNAHLRAAHHLSMCSDCASEVDAQRQAREALRDSCPIHIPSGLLGMLSQIPHAPVTPPDDAPERIGGQLADDTRLSEDAARPRRRRR